The stretch of DNA TCGCGTATGCACAATGAGAAACCCTTATCTCACTGCCCCGAGAAACTGGTAGGAATCTACACCAAGACTCCGTCTAATCCGTCCCAATGGAGAAATTTGAGGATGCTCAGAAATTGTTACTTTTTTGTTAGCATGAGAAGTACAAGAAACCCCCCTTTTCTAACATAGATGTGAAAAAAATGAATCAACAATCTCAGGATGAAGTGAGCATAGCTCACATGGTTCGACTCAATCTAAAAAAATCCATCAACTCAGTTTGTCGAACATGTTTATAGGGTAAGACGAGTGTACATGTGTATATAAAGATGGGTGTACTTGAGCGTCTGCATTTGTATATTGTATTAAAAAGGCAATGCTATATTTTTTTGACAGTACAGACACTAACCGCACGCATGCACACTTTATTCATATGCGCACCTTCAAAAGATGGAGCCGGcacatcatcttgagatttatAAAGTCCCACAGACGCAACGTGTCAAAACTAAGACTTGATCCTCCTATAGCTATCCGACCACAGATTGGTTCAAAAAAAAATCGGGAAAAAAGAACATTTTGTTTTAAAAAAAGGAAAGTTATATCACGGACTGTTTTTCATCCCTGTTCACAAGAAAAAATATTGGCGCTGACACTGGGCCCACCGCGCAGTCCAGTACCACCAGGCCAACGAgaaggggagagagagagagagaaaaaaaaaaACTCCCGCACCTCATCTGTCCATCGGCCCCTGTCGCGTCCCCGTCCCGTCCCCGTCTCCGTCCGCTCGCATCACCTCCCTCGTGAgccgcgcgccccgccgccaAACCCTAGCAGCCCCGGCGCCGCGCCGCGCCGACGGAGAGCGCGGGGCGGCGGCAGCCTGATGCGCAGCCGCCCGCGGGCGCCATGGAGCTCGCCCCCTTCAAGCCCGCGGCCGGCGCCCTCGTCGAGTGGGGCGGCGCGGGCTCGATCCCCGCGATGGTGGCggcgcagcagcagcagctgcacGCGCAGGCCGACCAGCTCCAGCGCCTCGTCGTCGCCCAGTGCCGCCTCACCGGCGTCAACCCGCTCGCGCAGGAGATGGTCAGCAGCTCCTCTCccccgtcccccccccccccccccccccccccccccgccaccTTCACCTTTCTCGATCTACGCGCCTGTTTTTCTTCCCTCGCGCGGCCAGTTTTGCGCCTGATTGGGTGCCTGTCAAAGCTTAGGTTGGATAGTTCCGGTTTCTCCGGCTTATACTTCATTCAGTTTTTTCTGGTAGCTGTAGTTGGTTGTTGCTGTCGTGCTGTATGATGTAAATTCCATAGTTCTTTCTGCCCAGATTGTTACTGAATTTGTGCGGCTGCGCGGTGCTTTACTACACTACACGTGTTTATTTCTAATATCTAGGCCCTAGTTCATCCAGAATATTATGTATTTATTGGTTCTGATGACATAGTACTTGTAAAGCAATTGCCAAAGTTCTGACTTTGAGACAAACGGGAAACCAGAAGCTACGCGTATCTTGGGACAGCGGGATATTGAATATTCAAATCCTAATGCATCCATAATTTTATGTACCTTTTGATTCTCATACCATATAGTAGTAGTAAACGCCAAATCTGCAACTTTTAGACACTGAGAAATCGGAAACTACACATGTTTAAGGACAATGCGGGGTACTGACTACTGATTTCATAGTTACTCTGATGTTCATGTTAGGGGCAAACAATCTTCTTTACTTTATCATCTGGCAAATGAAATTGTAAAATTACTTCTCTTTTATAAATCATGGTTTTCAAGAAATGAACTTCATAAGTTGTTTGAATGTATTTGTATATACTTTTGTAATATTGCCAGTTTTGCATGTTTGCCATCTTGCTGTGTCATTACCTTGCTTTAGACCCTCGATGTATGCTACAATGACTCTTTTACCCTTCTAGGAAATGGTTAATCTATTGACTAATCTTAAATTTGATTGTTTCTTACAGGCTGCTGGTGCATTGTCTATCAAGATAGGTGAGTTGTTTCTCTGCATCAATTGGATTCAGCTTGGCTTAACACTTTTTTTGATACATCAGTAAAAACACAATAAACTGACACAAGCATCATGAACTATAATATTGACAGACACTGAAAATTTTATTGGATTTAAGGAATTAAGGTTGAATCCTTCACTCATCACTCATGTCACAGCTGGCAAAATTAGATGACTAGTGCTCAGGCAACAAAGATTTTTAAAGATTATTGCACAATATCGTAATTATTGCCTGCTATTGAAAGCATTTCTTTTATAGCGTTTCAAATTTTGTAGGTAAAAAACCAAGGGATCTGTTGAATCCGAAAGCAGTTAATTCCATGCAGTCACTTTTTGCTGTGAAAGATACTCTTGGCAAAAGAGAAACTCGTGAAATTAGCGCACTTTGTGGGCTTACTGTTACACAGGTCTGCTCCTTTTCTCTCATGTGCTGTTATTCTGTTTGTACCTTTATGTCTTATATGCCTGTTTATGTGTTCTTTATACACTTTTCTTATGATTGGTTTGGAATGGAATTACACCTTCATCTTTTCACCATATACAAGTGAACAGTAGCCATTGAACTGGGTTCAAGTTTAACAGTATCTCTATATTTCCCCCCTTTTTATTTTAGCTTGATTGGTTGCAATGTGTTTGGTTCCTGTGTCAAACATGAGCTTATGATATCATTTGAATTCCCTTTTCCGTGAGTTGTTATTGACAAGCTCTTCCTCAATGGTTATTAGGTAAGGGAGTTTTTTGCAAGTCAGCGTACACGAGTAAGAAAAGCTGTCCGTTTGTCACGAGAGAAAGCACTCAAATTGGAGGCATCCAAGACAGCACTCAAATTGGAGGCATCCAAGACAGCACTCAAATTGGAGGCATCCAAGACGGCTACCAATGTATGCTCCTTGAACAGTGAGCAGACACCTCTTGACATTGAGACACATGCTCAAGTTATCGAACCTTTGAGTACTTTAGAACCATTGGAGATGTTCCAAAGCTCTTCACAACTAGTGGAGGTCCCTCAGAGCTCTCTACAACAACCAGAGGTCCAGCAGTGCACTGCAACCCCAATCCCTATCACCCCTACGGGAACAATCCAACCAACTGATGCTAAGATTAATCAAGATTCTGTTCAAAAGGAAACCAAACAAGAGGAAGTTGCCCCTGGTGTTGAGTCAGAAGATAAAAAGTTTTTGGATAGTATATTTGCCCTAATGCGGAAGGAGGAAACATTCTCTGGACAGGTCAAGTTGATGGAATGGATTCTTCAAATAAATAATGCTACGATTCTTAGTTGGTAAGATATAGGTCTTATAGTATGTACAGAGCTTGAAATGATTATATCATTCCTAGCTTCACGTTTCCAAGAACTGTGCAGGTTCTTAACAATGGGCGGTTTGACTATTGTGTCAACATGGCTGAGCCAAGCAGCTACTGAAGAGCAAACAACTGTTATTCTCGTCATTttcaaggttcttatttgtgCCATCTGAGCATGTATGTATATGTGTATAGCATGTATTTTGAACTATCATCTCATTGCTGTAGGTGCTTCTTCACCTCCCACTACATAAAGCTTTGCCAGCCCACATGTCAGTTGTATTGCAAACTATTAACAGATTGCGGTTTTATAGGACACAAGGTGTGTAGAAACTGCCACAAGACTTACATTTGTATTGCATGATCTTTGACATCAGAAAGACAATTTCTAGTTTGATAATGTTTCAACTTTCAAAGGCCTAATCATGTTGTTAATTTCTATATTTGCTTCCCCAGTACAGTATTGTTGAGATGCATTTTTCCATCAGAATTAGTTCTAGCATTTTTTGCTTTTCTTATTGCACAGCTGTATGAACTTATGCAGTTATTGATTTTCTTAATTTCCTGGGGTGCTTACTAATACATATCTGATTTTTGAAGATCAGACATATCTGGCAGGGCCAGAAACCTGCTCTCCAGATTGAGTAAAGTGCTCGTACGGAGTCAGGCATCGAAGAAACCTCAAAAAGATTTAATCTGTAAACAAAGGTGAGTTCCACATTGTTTGCTATTACCTTTTCTCTAGGTTTCCATTGTGGTAATTTATTTTCTATTACAGGATAAGTGAAATTCTCCACGATGAGTCCTGGAAATCTGAAGTTGATATTACTGTAAGTATCTAAGCAATGATATATATATGCATCGGTAGATTCACATGTTCTGCAATTTAATCGCTGTGTTCTATCAGGAGGAGATCCTTGCCTTGACTGAAGGTGCAAGTGAGAGCAGGTGCGTTTTTACATCTCACTATGGTTTCTTCTTTGAATTAGTTTAAACTGTAGTAATGCTAAGTGATTTTCATTACCTCTATTTTGTTTGGTAAATTTTTGTTTGACTTGGTCTGTGTGGCATTGTGCAGAAAGCCTGAGCCCAAGAAAACTCCACTGCTGCTCACTGCTTCTGCTGATGAGTCGTATAAAAAGAGTCCTGTGCAGACAAGTATCCTTTTGTTATGTTTAAGTTCACCACTACCAGTTTTACTTCTCTTTCTGAACATATTTTTGTCTGTGCCTGTGTATAATATGCTATTATAGGATTTTTTCCAACCACATTCATATTATAGTCATCCTTCGCAAATAGTAGTGTCTACTTAACTAATCTGTACTAAGATCTGGTGGCTTTAGTAGTTTCATCAGTATCTTGCACTTCTTATATAAGGTCCCTTTAGGAGCTTCTCAATTTTTATTTTGTCCTTGGTTGGTGTGTGTTGTGTCTGGTTAATTTTTTTTATAACATATCTTATTAAATTGGTATTACTAATAGCTTCCTTTTCAGTTTTCTCTCCAGTTACAGCTTGTGTACATATAGGTCCTCAAAAGATAGTGTTGCTGTCTATTGTTGTTTTAACTGTATAAATTGGATGGTTCATGAATAAAAATAACTAGTACACATAATTGTGCATGTAGACTTCATATTGGTTATTATTCATTATGATTGAGGTCATCTTCAAATTGAATTTTTTTACTTTGTTACTTCAGTTATATTGACATTTATCATATCTCAAACTGTGTGTGAATTTCCTTAGCTAATTTACAGAGTCcaaagaaagaagaaaagttCAACTTGTAGAACATCCAAATCGGAAAGCTGCCGGCAAGAACGCTCATTCTGCAAGGACCATATGTACAAATAATAGCAGACCATTATCTGCAGATGATATCCAAAAAGCAAAGATGCGTGCCATGTTTATGCAGGAGAAGTATGGCAAGGTTGACACAAGTAAAGTGTCTGATAAACCTGAGACGACAGAAAATAAAAAACCCTCTGGCTTGGTCAACTCAAATGAGCCCCCTATGCCCAGAAGTCCCCTCACATCAACTGCTAAACAACCTGTTGACCCAAGCCCATCAACTTCTATACAGAATGCTGTACCTTTGTCTGATAATCCAGAAATCCTGGCCACTCCGAAGCTAAACATAGCTCTCAGAGAGACCCCCATAGAGAAATTGGATTCCAAGAGGGTTCATTGGCAGATACCACCAGGTATACCTTTGCTTTGTGCTCCCTCACTTGCCCAATTTCTTAAGAGTATTGGGTCTATCCGAGTTCAATAAACTTCTTTGGACAACAAGAGCCAGTGAAGTCGTATGGTTAATGGAGTGTTTGGCGGCTTAAGAACTTGGGAGTGCATTGTCTTTTGTTTGTAACAACACCCTAAGCTTTTGTGAATGGCGTAAACCATAGCTTATATCAGGTTTGATCTCCAAAATCAATATATGGAATGAATCTCCTTCAGTTGAAACTTGAAACGGAGAAAACTGCACCTCAACATACCTTTTGTGTTACACATGACCTGGGCGTGTGTCATTTCTTTTGTTTGATCTCATGCACGCCAGTTATATGTGCATTTTCAACGCTATGAGTAACTCATCTAAGATGTACATTTGAACCTAAGACGGGTAATCAAATGAAGGTTATCCAAGACACAGGGTCAACATTGCGTACAATTTTCTGCAATGGCACAAGAAATTAACATTTATGGTTTCCCATGTATCATATGAACATGCGTGTAGTACCATGCTTTCAGGCTGCATCGCTAGTTACTTAGTGTACTTGTAGGAAGTATGCTGAGTAAATCCACAACGGTTTATACTTGGACCAATGTGTTTATACAGTTCCTGAGCATATCGATCTGGAAGAACAAAaataatgatgaaagtggatcATGTGCCTGGCATAGCATGTGACCTGAAAATCTGCATCATATATGTTGCGTACAAATTTTTGGCCATTCAAAATTCATACACAAGATGACAAACAAGTACTCCTCTCATAGCACATTGAATAGTTGTGGTTTGGCCTGGCACATGCCATGGCGGTGCCCAGTGCGTGTGACCTACACATATATTATGCATCCAGTTCATTAAAAAATATCCAGCATAATCCACTAATAGCCGCTTTGTGTATTAATGTAAAATTACTTGCTAAAAGCAGTAGCCATTCAGGAGGTGTGTTTTACTTCATAATTCGCTATTTCCTGGCAGTTGTAAACTGTTCAATTTCTTTTCTGGGAGTTTGCAGAGCAGATGAAAAGCTCTGGGGTCCTTTGCTTATATCAAATGCTACCCCATGCTGAAGTTACATGGACCATCAAGAAATACAATGTTGTTTATTTAAATATAAATCATGTTGCCTGTTCCTTAATTTGCAGTGCACATGGGGAATTGTATGTAAGCGTTCTTATAATTTGGTCTTATTTGACCTGCAGCTGTGTGACTGACTGACTGTGGTAGGCCTACCTGTTTCTGTATCAGAAGCAGCCACTTCTTGGCCCTTCGAATTTTGATACTTATTTGCAGcgaaatactccctccgttcctaaatataaatatacatccgtatgtagttcatattgaaatctctaaaaggacTTATATTTAGATACGGAGGGGGTACATATTACCTGACACTTGACATTGACGTAAATGGACTACCTAGCGATTTTGTTCATTATTACTTATCATACAAACAACTCGGCTCACTAGGAAGATATTTCACAGAGATACCGTTATGCTGTCGGCGATTGCTGTTTCAACAACTGTTAACAAAATAGAAAAGCTGTGAAATTGGGTTTAAAATAGCTGCGAGTTTGATAAATAAAGGAACTAAACTGAGGATCTTGATAGCCAAACCTTAACATGAAGAAGCAACGGGTTGAATGATGTGATCCAGCTATTTTAGCCAGTTGAGGTTAAATACAAGGAACTTACCAATTGATACCATTGCGTTTTGCCTGCTGCAGAGATTAAAATGTTCTTGCTTCTTTAACTTTCTAATTCTAATATTTTATTAGGCTGTTACCTGGAACATGACCTATGCTCTATTGGTTTATCTGTTCATTGTTTGAAGTTTATTATCTCCTATTGCAGAGGTGTGGATAGACCCCTCGTGGAGTGTTAGTGCCGGGGAAAACAGCAAGGAGCTTGACGTTCAGGCACAGAGAAATCGACGTGAGAAGGAAACCTTTTATGCAAGTCCAAAGGACATCCCATCGAATCCCAAGGACCCATGGGATTCGGAAATGGACTTTGACGACAGCCTGACCCCAGAAATTCCAATTGAGCAGCCACCAGATGCTGACACTATGGAGGTGGATAGCGTCGGAGCTGCCCCTCCAAACATGGTTGTTCCTGGTGAGATCCAGCAAGTTGGATCAACCTCGTCGTCATCTCTGACAGTCGCTTCTGGTGCAAATGGTGCAGCTTCTGAGCCAGATCTTGAGCTGCTTGCAGTGCTGCTCAAGAATCCACAGCTTGTATTTGCTCTATCATCTAACGAGGTGGGGAACCTGCCAACCGAGCAGACTGTCGCCCTCCTGGACATGCTGAAGCAGACTGGCCTTGGACTTTCAGAGCTGGTCAATAGTCTGCCCAACGGTGCTGGGGTTCCAAACAAGCCTGAACCCGTCCCTGAAACTATCCCTACTTCACTTCCATCACCGACTCCTCCAAAAGATCTTCCAGCAAGTGTTAGTCCGCTGgctctcttttttttttttttccaGTGTCAAGGCTGTCACTCTTTGttcatgtatatatgtatgttaTCTTTGGCAGGTGGGCTGGAGATCTGATTTTCCGACGCATGCGAGGGCCCCAAACTTGCAGCAGGCGCAGTTACCAAATAATGGAAACACACCTTTTGCAAGCGAAGTGCACCAAAGCTTCTCAAATGTTGTTAGTCCGTTGCCTTCACAACCCTATACTTCAGTTTCTGCCTTGCCGGCACACATCCAAAGTAACTCCCCGTCTTTACAATCTCAGTCGGCGATCTCAGTAAATTCGCTGACTCAGTATGCTGCGCCCGTGAATAACATGTTGGATAGAACCTTGGTACACCAGCATACCCAGCCATATGGCTTGGCGTCTGATCATGCTGCAGTGGCCATCCATCAGCAGCCAGCGGTAAATAAACCAGCCCATGAATTTCAGAACATGTCAAACTCCGGTCTAGCACGTTCCTTGACGCCCGAGCCGAATGCCGCTTATGCGACATTCCCCTGGCAATCTggtgctgctactgttgcaagcACTGGACGGAGTACAACACCTGATCAGTGGGCCGACCGCGTAACCAATTCATATAATGACGCGTCAGCGCCCTATCTTAACCAGAGTGCTTACAGCAACCAAAGCTCATACGATGCCTATGGTTCTTCTACGTCAGCCTCATCCCAGGGACTGAACAGAAATGGTTACACCCAAACAACGTCAGAGTACCAGATGTCGGGGCGTAACGTTCGCCAGCGACACTTGCTATCCCCTGAGCCAGGTTCCGCTAGAGTATATGGTGGCATGCAAGGGTACATTCCGGAGGTGTCGAAGCTGGGGAATTACGGGCAGCAGAGCTACAATCCTCCTGTGGCATCAAGGGACTGGAGTTCCGGGCAGCAGAGTTACACCCCGGCTGAACCATCAAGGGACTGGAATTCTGGGCAGCAGAGCTACACCCCGGCTGAACCATCCAGTGACTGGAGTTCCGTGCAGCAGAGCTACACTTCGGCTGAATTATCAAGGGACCGGAGGTCCGGGCAGCAGGGCTACACCCCAGCCGAGCCTTCAAGGCAGTGGAGCTCGGGGCAACAGAGCTACACTCCAGCTGAACCTTCAAGGCAATGGAGCTCCGGGCAGCAGGGCTACACTCCAGCTGAGCCTTCAAACCAGTGGAGCTCCGGGCAGCAGGGCTACACCCAAGCTGGGCCTTCAAACCACCGGAGCTCCGGGCAGCAAGGCTACACCCCAGCAGAGCCTTCAAGGCAGTGGAGCTCGGCGCAACAGGGCTACACCCCATCCGACCCTTCAGTGCAGCAGGGCTACACCCCCGCCGAGCCGTCGAGGCCGTGGAGCACGGCCAGCCAGGGGGCCCAAAACCCTGACACATCAAGGCAATGGAGCGGCGCCGGGAAGCAAGACTATTACAACACTCCGAGCGACGGCCGGAGTCCGTATGACCagcggcggagaagacgatgggAGTGAGTTGTACATTAGCTAATTCTTTTGGGGCTCCCTCCCTCATTGTGTGATGTTCCATTCGTTAATTGTGGTGGTCCTCTGCGATTGGCGCCGAGGACGTCGAGAAAAACTATACATCATGTAATGTCAGTAGTGGTAGTAGCTGCAGGTGGATGATGGAGAACAGAGGGGAACAGGAAACTTATAGTAGAGAGGATAGGTATGCATCCAATGATAGCCAAATTTTCTTTCCGCCGCGCGCGCGTCTGCCGTATCGGGCGACCTGTCTCCGTTTTCGGCGTCTTGCGCGTTTTGTGTGTGCTGCAAAGGGAGGGGGGAAGAAAAGAGGTGGCGTGTTCTTTATTCGCATCGTCAATCAATTAGATGCTTGGTGTTTTTTCAGATCTTTTCATTGTTGTGTTTCATTCCGGAATTCCCAAAACTTAGGGACAGAAAAAGGATGTTGATAACCAGCCAACGTCAGATTTTTAGATATGGCAAACCGAGCATATTTTATGGCAAATTATGGCGGCACGAAGATATCAATTTCCTTTAGCAAACACAGATGGCAGATCTATCGTATCCAGTTCTTTACCAGGATTTGTCGTGCCATATAAACATTTGATTTGCCGTGCTTAACCAGCGAACGTCAAATCCTTGACAATTTTGATAAAAAGTATATAGGATTAGTGTTCAATGACGTCTTTATACTACATGAACAGTAGAAACGTAAGATTCTTTCCCGAGTGATTAGAGTGGATACAAATGTTCCTATTGAAGGTAGTGCAAATGAATCCTAAGAAAAGACATGTTTGATTTAGCTAGTATATAATCTGGTACTCtgtctgtaaagaaatataagagagTTAGTGAAAAATAATAATGAAATGTTTATATGGCACGACAAATCCTGGTACATAATCTGGTACCCTGATACtttggaggccgagctccatggagctcggttttgaaaaaaaaaatcaaaaatccTCGAATTTCATATTTTCTACATTTCAAAAAAATGTGAAAAAAATAAATGCAGATATACGGAGGAATAACACACATTTGTGTAAATTTTCAGGGAATATGCGTTGAAATGAGAGCTGTGAAAAAAGACAAATCTTGGGCTTTTTAACATATGATACTATTCATCCTCCTAGGCtatgaatttgtcttttttatATAGATTGTATTTCAACGTATTTCATCCTGAAATTCTACACACATACACATAACAACCTTATTTACTTACACaatttttttcatattttttgaaaCTGGAAAATTTGAATTTTGATAAAGGCATCCATGAAGGCCGAGAGCCAAACGCCCGTTCTCTCTATAAAtgcttatatttctttacagagggagtatattatAGTGTGGTTATGCAAGGATCCATGTCTGTCCTTAATTTAACTCATACATTAAACAATAAACTAACATTTTTTCGAGAAAACTTTTGATCTATTCTTCAATTGTCAAAGTAGTACAAAAAACACCAGAAGTAAAAATTACATCCAGGTccatagaccacctagcgacgactacaagcactggagCAAGCCGAATGCACGCCGCCATCATCGCTCCTCCCTCATCGGAGTCGGGCAACTATTGTTGTATTAGACAGTCggaaagtcgtcgtgctaaggcccatAGGACCACCACACTAGAACAACAACCGCCACCGATGAAGAGAATCGTAGATCGGAAGGATTCAACCTGTAGACACACATAGATAGACAAACGAAGACCGGATCAAGACGGCTCCACATAAGACAAATTCCGACCGGATCCCATGAGATCCGCCAAAAACACACCTTCACACGCCCTCCGGCTATGCTAAAGGCATTACCATAATGGGG from Triticum urartu cultivar G1812 chromosome 3, Tu2.1, whole genome shotgun sequence encodes:
- the LOC125545899 gene encoding homeobox protein LUMINIDEPENDENS; translated protein: MELAPFKPAAGALVEWGGAGSIPAMVAAQQQQLHAQADQLQRLVVAQCRLTGVNPLAQEMAAGALSIKIGKKPRDLLNPKAVNSMQSLFAVKDTLGKRETREISALCGLTVTQVREFFASQRTRVRKAVRLSREKALKLEASKTALKLEASKTALKLEASKTATNVCSLNSEQTPLDIETHAQVIEPLSTLEPLEMFQSSSQLVEVPQSSLQQPEVQQCTATPIPITPTGTIQPTDAKINQDSVQKETKQEEVAPGVESEDKKFLDSIFALMRKEETFSGQVKLMEWILQINNATILSWFLTMGGLTIVSTWLSQAATEEQTTVILVIFKVLLHLPLHKALPAHMSVVLQTINRLRFYRTQDISGRARNLLSRLSKVLVRSQASKKPQKDLICKQRISEILHDESWKSEVDITEEILALTEGASESRKPEPKKTPLLLTASADESYKKSPVQTKSKERRKVQLVEHPNRKAAGKNAHSARTICTNNSRPLSADDIQKAKMRAMFMQEKYGKVDTSKVSDKPETTENKKPSGLVNSNEPPMPRSPLTSTAKQPVDPSPSTSIQNAVPLSDNPEILATPKLNIALRETPIEKLDSKRVHWQIPPEVWIDPSWSVSAGENSKELDVQAQRNRREKETFYASPKDIPSNPKDPWDSEMDFDDSLTPEIPIEQPPDADTMEVDSVGAAPPNMVVPGEIQQVGSTSSSSLTVASGANGAASEPDLELLAVLLKNPQLVFALSSNEVGNLPTEQTVALLDMLKQTGLGLSELVNSLPNGAGVPNKPEPVPETIPTSLPSPTPPKDLPASVGWRSDFPTHARAPNLQQAQLPNNGNTPFASEVHQSFSNVVSPLPSQPYTSVSALPAHIQSNSPSLQSQSAISVNSLTQYAAPVNNMLDRTLVHQHTQPYGLASDHAAVAIHQQPAVNKPAHEFQNMSNSGLARSLTPEPNAAYATFPWQSGAATVASTGRSTTPDQWADRVTNSYNDASAPYLNQSAYSNQSSYDAYGSSTSASSQGLNRNGYTQTTSEYQMSGRNVRQRHLLSPEPGSARVYGGMQGYIPEVSKLGNYGQQSYNPPVASRDWSSGQQSYTPAEPSRDWNSGQQSYTPAEPSSDWSSVQQSYTSAELSRDRRSGQQGYTPAEPSRQWSSGQQSYTPAEPSRQWSSGQQGYTPAEPSNQWSSGQQGYTQAGPSNHRSSGQQGYTPAEPSRQWSSAQQGYTPSDPSVQQGYTPAEPSRPWSTASQGAQNPDTSRQWSGAGKQDYYNTPSDGRSPYDQRRRRRWE